In Coriobacteriia bacterium, the genomic stretch TTTCGAGCGCTTTTACCAGCGGCCATCGCTCTACAAATTCATCTTCATGCCGGCAACGGACGCCTTCGCCAAGAAGGACGCAGAACCCATCGATCCCACGACGCTTCCGCCTGGCATCACGCTTGACTAAAATGACGAGGAAATTGCTTCGGGCAAATTTCTCATTTCGCCGTTAGGGAGGCTCATAATGCCGCGCGAATCCAAAGCCAAGAAACGTGAGCGAGCCATCGAGTTCTGCGCACGCATGAACGAACTCTATCCGCAGCCCACGCCCGCGCTCAATTTTGCCAACCCCTTCCAGTGCGTGATAGCCGTCGCGCTTTCCGCTCAGACGACCGATGCCAACGTCAATAAGGTTACGCCCGAGCTTTTCGAACGCTGGCCAACACCCGAGGTGATGGCGCAGGCCGATGTCGACGAGCTCGAGAAGGTTATCTGGACCATCGGCTTTCATCACAACAAGGCGCGCAATTGCGTTAACTGTGCCCGCATGATCATGTCCGATTTCGACGGCGAGGTCCCGCAGGGAATGGACGAGCTCCAGAAGCTTCCCGGCGTGGGGCGCAAGACCGCCAACATCGTCATGAACGAATGCTTCGACAAGGTTGAGGGAATTGCCGTCGACACACATGTTTTTCGCATCGCGCATCGCCTCAAGTTCTCAAACAAGAAGACACCTGGCGATGTCGAGAAGGACTTGCTGTCTCTTTTGCCGAGCGAGCTGTGGAAGAACGTAAACAGCCAATGGATACGCTTCGGGAGGGAATATTGCATCGCGCGCAAGCCGCGTTGTGACGAGTGTCCCTGCGTTGACCTGTGCCCTACGCAAATCAGCCTGAAATAGCCAGAGAAACCGCTGGTACCGTGCAAACCTAATGCGTTTAGTATGGGGTCGTACCAGATTCATTATTATATTCTAAATAGGATAAAGATTCTCATCATTCACTCAGGCTTTTTATACGATTGCTGGTATTATTTTGGAGCGCTAGGTCATTTGCGTTTTCGATGCCCCAGACACCATCGCAAACAAGAGCGTCCTGGCACACATTACCCAATCACATTCGTGAAGGGAGGGTTGACTAGAGGCATTACCCTCTAAAATCCAACCCAAGGTTCGCCTGAGCTGTTTAAGCTCATCCGTGTTCTTGGAGGCAAGTAGTTGCCTTGCTGTTGTTGGTTATGCGGAGTGAATGTGAAGTGTGATTCTTTACAAATCACACCACATATATGTGCCAAGAGTTTAAATCTGGCTTCAGGCGCATAAGAGGGCTTCAAGTTTTCCCAAAAGGTAATTGAGGAAAAGGAGTAACACTATGGCTGGAACTTACAGCAAAGAGTGGCGAGTTACACGCGAGGATGGCACTGTAGCTACCCGCAGCAACACCTGGTCTCCCCCGGGATCTCACCCGGTAGGATATGGCGTTAAGGTTATCACCGATGGCGGCCGTCTCATCCGCATCGAGGGTGACGACGACAACCCCATTACGCAGGGTCGCGTTAACGCTCTGAACCTTGCTCTTCGTGAGTACACCTACAGCCCCGACCGCGTCATCTATCCCATGAAGCGCGCCTATGAGGACCGCGGCAAGATGAAGTGGGAGCGCACCACGTGGGACGAGGCTCTCGACACGATTTGCGAGAAGGTCCGCTACTACCAGACCACGTATGGTCCCGAGTCCATCGTCTGCTTTGGTGGCACCGGTCGTGAGGCTTGCATCTTCTACTATGCTCTGACGTTCTCCGTCCTGCAGTCGCCCAACTGCTGCTACACGCAGTCTGGCTGGTCCTGCTATGGCCCGCGCTGCTCGATCGCTGACTACGTCCTGGGTGCTGGCTATCCCGAGCTCGACTATGCAGGCCATCTGCCTGGTCGTTTCGAGGATCCCGCGTACAAGCTCTCCAAGTGGGTTGTCGTTTGGGGTAAGGAGCCGCTGCCCTCCAATGGTGACGGTTTCTTCGGTCACGTCCTCGTTGACATGATGAAGCTTGGCACGCACCTGATTTCCATTGACCCCCGCATCACCTGGCCGGGTTCGCGCAATGGCAACATCAACGTCCAGCTCCGTCCGCAGACCGACACCTGCATGGCTCTCGGCATCATGAACCTCATGTTCCAGAACGATGAGTACGATCATGAGTTCGCGGAGCAGTGGATCTACGGCCTCGACGAGCTCAAGGCTCGCGCCGCCGAGTATCCCGTCGAGAAGGTCGCCGAGATCACCACGGTCGATGTCGCCACGATTGAGCGCGTTGCTCACATCCTCGGCACCGAGCGTCCCATCGGCTGGGCTTGGGGTCTGGCATTCGACCAGAACAAGAACGGCGTTCAGCTGTCCCAGGCGATGATTCTTCTCGCTGCCATGACCGGTTCCATCGATACCCCGGGTGGTCTGACCCTCGGTCCCCCGTCCGCTCTCCTCGGCAAGTGGCGTATGGAGCAGCGCGGCGCTATGACCGACGAGGTCTGGTCGCTTCGTATCGGTGCTGCCGAGTGGCCTGGTCTGTCCACTGGTATGGCTACCACTCAGCCGGACGAGACCCTGAACACCATGGAGTCGCACAAGCCGTATCAGCTCCGCATGGCTTGGTTCAACAGCTCCAACTTCCTGGCGCCCACCTGCTCGGCTCAGCCGAAGCGTTGGCATGACGCTCTGTGCGAGAGCATCGAGTTCTGCGTCATCCAGGACCTCTTCCTGACCCCGACCGCTATGGCCGTGGGTGATTACTTCCTGCCGATGTCCACCTGGGCTGAGCATGATGGTATCTGCCTCACGCACTATGGCCGCAACACCGTCTTCATGGGCCCGATGAACAAGGCCCTGCAGGTTGGCGAGTGCATGTCCGACGTCGAGATCTGCCTCGTCTTCGGCCAGCGCCTCAACCCGACGTGGTGGCCGTGGTACAAGCCGGCCGGCGACACGCTCGACGTCTCCACGCTCGAGCACAGCGAGTACGCTCCTATGCTGCTTGGCAAGGATCGTGGCCTGCTCGATCGCGACGCTCTGGAGAAGGCAGTCGTCCAGTTCTACAGCGATCAGCTGGCAGAGCTCGGCATGACCTTCGACCAGTTCCGCGAGGAGGGCATCTATCAGCCGGGCGCCCATGGCTTCGAGTACGAGAAGTACGCCAAGGGTATGCTCCGCTTCGACGGCGAGCCTGGCTTCAACACCATTACCGGTCAGATCGAGGCCTACTCGATTCTGTACGAGTCCTGGGGCGAGGATCCGCTGCCGTACTACGAGGAGCCCAACTACTCGCAGGTCAGCAAGCCTGAGTTCGCTGGTCAGTATCCGCTGATCTCCACCTCTGGTTCGCGCCGCTACAGCTCCTTCCATTCGGAGCATCGTCAGGTTCCTTCCCTGCGCCAGATCGATCCGTGGCCGTGGGTCCAGATCAACCCCGAGACTGCTGCCGAGTATGGCATCACCAAGGGCGACTGGGTCGAGGTCTACAACATGTTCGGTGCTGCTCGCTTCAAGGCTGAGATCACCTTCTGCATGAAGCCCGGTATCATCAACTGCGCTCATGGCTGGTGGTTCCCCGAGCAGGACGGCGAGGAGCCCAACCTGTTTGGCGTCTGGAAGTCCAACTTCAACAGCCTCGTTCCGCATATGAACATCGGTAAGCTCGGCTTCGGTGCTCCGTACAAGGGCGTCATGTGCAACATGAGGCGTGTCCGCGGCCTGAACCAGGACTAATAAGAAAGGAAGTTACTTAAATGGCAGATCAGAAGTACGCACTGCTGGTTGACTACACCTTCTTCTCTGGCAACCACGCCGCTGAAATCGCCTGCAAGGAAGAGCTTGGTCTTCCCCTTGATCAGTTTGCCATCAAGGAAGTCGAAGTCGGCCCGTTCAAGGTCGGCGAGGGCAATGACGGTGACGACTGGGAGTGGATCTACCTTCCCATTCCGACCTGCATCTTCTCGCAGCATTGGGGCACCGGCGGCGACAAGGCCGGTCAGCGTCCCCTGGCGGTCCAGGTGGAAGAGTCTCACTCCATGTATTACGGCACTCTTGATGACATGATTGCCAAGATGAAGGAGTTTGACCGCCCGATGTGTCTGTTCCAGCTCTAATTAGAGCCTGGATAAGCTAGAATAGGCCTGGCCGGCCACCATGGTTGGTCAGGCCTAGAATGCAGACGATTAGGAGGAAACCAGTATGACACCTGAAGAGTTTTTGGCTCTCGATGCTCCCGAGGCCGCTGACATCCTCAACAAGCTCGTTGCCGAGGGCAAGAGCAAGGACGAGGCAATGGCGGAAGAGGGCGTTACCCAGGCTGACCTCATGAAGGCTCAGATCTTCTGGGTAAAGGATAAGTTCATCGCCCGTGCTTGGGGTGGCTACACCTCCACGAAGCGCACCGGCAATGAGGCTGGCGACAGCATCGAAGGCGTTGGCGGCAGCGATCCTTCCAAGGGTTACGCTGGCATCTAGCATTTCGCCATCAAACCTGTAAGGGCCCGATATCTAACCGTATCGGGCCCTTTCAGTATTTAATGGACGCATGCCACGCTATACTATCGGCATCGTGCCAATTCTAGGAGGATTTACATGTCAACTGAAGCAGAGATCATCGCAGAGATCGAGGAGCTTGGTCGCCTGACCGAGGAGCAGGAGGACATCCTGTATAACATCGCGCTGCGCCAAGAGGAGCTGGGTCGCCAGCCAACCATCATGCTACGCGAGAAAGTGGACGGCGATCCCATCTATCAGCCCATGATCGATCGTGAGGTTCTCACGTACCAGCTGTACAATCATGGCGGTGCTGGTTCTCACGAGGTCGTGAA encodes the following:
- the nth gene encoding endonuclease III, giving the protein MPRESKAKKRERAIEFCARMNELYPQPTPALNFANPFQCVIAVALSAQTTDANVNKVTPELFERWPTPEVMAQADVDELEKVIWTIGFHHNKARNCVNCARMIMSDFDGEVPQGMDELQKLPGVGRKTANIVMNECFDKVEGIAVDTHVFRIAHRLKFSNKKTPGDVEKDLLSLLPSELWKNVNSQWIRFGREYCIARKPRCDECPCVDLCPTQISLK
- a CDS encoding dehydrogenase, with product MAGTYSKEWRVTREDGTVATRSNTWSPPGSHPVGYGVKVITDGGRLIRIEGDDDNPITQGRVNALNLALREYTYSPDRVIYPMKRAYEDRGKMKWERTTWDEALDTICEKVRYYQTTYGPESIVCFGGTGREACIFYYALTFSVLQSPNCCYTQSGWSCYGPRCSIADYVLGAGYPELDYAGHLPGRFEDPAYKLSKWVVVWGKEPLPSNGDGFFGHVLVDMMKLGTHLISIDPRITWPGSRNGNINVQLRPQTDTCMALGIMNLMFQNDEYDHEFAEQWIYGLDELKARAAEYPVEKVAEITTVDVATIERVAHILGTERPIGWAWGLAFDQNKNGVQLSQAMILLAAMTGSIDTPGGLTLGPPSALLGKWRMEQRGAMTDEVWSLRIGAAEWPGLSTGMATTQPDETLNTMESHKPYQLRMAWFNSSNFLAPTCSAQPKRWHDALCESIEFCVIQDLFLTPTAMAVGDYFLPMSTWAEHDGICLTHYGRNTVFMGPMNKALQVGECMSDVEICLVFGQRLNPTWWPWYKPAGDTLDVSTLEHSEYAPMLLGKDRGLLDRDALEKAVVQFYSDQLAELGMTFDQFREEGIYQPGAHGFEYEKYAKGMLRFDGEPGFNTITGQIEAYSILYESWGEDPLPYYEEPNYSQVSKPEFAGQYPLISTSGSRRYSSFHSEHRQVPSLRQIDPWPWVQINPETAAEYGITKGDWVEVYNMFGAARFKAEITFCMKPGIINCAHGWWFPEQDGEEPNLFGVWKSNFNSLVPHMNIGKLGFGAPYKGVMCNMRRVRGLNQD
- a CDS encoding oxidoreductase, which codes for MADQKYALLVDYTFFSGNHAAEIACKEELGLPLDQFAIKEVEVGPFKVGEGNDGDDWEWIYLPIPTCIFSQHWGTGGDKAGQRPLAVQVEESHSMYYGTLDDMIAKMKEFDRPMCLFQL